A part of Myxococcus landrumus genomic DNA contains:
- a CDS encoding DUF58 domain-containing protein: MVLDAQTLARLKGVKLRARAVMEGVLSGLHKSPHQGQSVEFAEHKEYAPGDELRHLDWKAYGKFDKYYVKRFEHETNLRSVMVVDASASMGYTSGALTKLDVATTLAGALCYLLVRQQDAAGLALLTGGKWKDVPPRASAGHLNVLLDTLDATAPGGGTDLGSAADHLAEVLPRRSTVIVLSDLLDEKQDALKRVLALRQRKNDVSLFHIVDPAELTFPFDDPTLFLDMEGEGRIEVNPREIKESYLEEFNAFLASVKASCAEADVDYELVRTDEKLDDVLLRYLARRGRRG, encoded by the coding sequence GTGGTGCTCGACGCCCAGACCCTGGCCCGCCTCAAGGGCGTGAAGCTGCGTGCGCGCGCGGTGATGGAGGGCGTGTTGTCCGGCCTCCACAAGAGCCCTCACCAAGGGCAGAGCGTGGAGTTCGCCGAGCACAAGGAATACGCCCCCGGCGACGAGCTGCGGCACCTCGACTGGAAGGCCTACGGCAAGTTCGACAAGTACTACGTCAAGCGCTTCGAGCATGAGACGAACCTGCGCTCGGTCATGGTCGTGGATGCGTCCGCCTCCATGGGCTACACGAGCGGCGCGCTGACGAAGCTGGACGTCGCCACCACGCTGGCCGGAGCGCTCTGCTACCTGCTGGTGCGTCAGCAGGACGCCGCGGGCTTGGCGCTGCTCACGGGTGGAAAGTGGAAGGACGTGCCGCCGCGCGCGTCCGCGGGCCACCTCAACGTGCTGCTGGACACGCTGGACGCCACGGCGCCAGGCGGAGGCACGGACCTGGGCAGCGCGGCGGACCACCTGGCGGAGGTGCTGCCCCGCCGCTCCACCGTCATCGTCCTGTCCGACCTGCTGGACGAGAAGCAGGACGCGCTCAAGCGGGTGCTCGCGCTGCGCCAGCGCAAGAACGACGTGTCGCTGTTCCACATCGTGGACCCGGCGGAGCTGACGTTCCCCTTCGATGACCCCACCCTCTTCCTGGACATGGAGGGCGAGGGACGGATTGAAGTGAACCCGCGCGAAATCAAGGAGAGCTACCTGGAGGAGTTCAACGCCTTCCTGGCGAGCGTGAAGGCCTCCTGCGCGGAGGCGGATGTGGACTACGAGCTGGTGCGCACCGACGAGAAGCTGGACGACGTCCTCTTGCGCTACCTGGCCCGGCGCGGGAGGCGCGGGTGA